From Enhydrobacter sp., the proteins below share one genomic window:
- the ybgF gene encoding tol-pal system protein YbgF: protein MALPNGAHAQRVDPVYIEDRLNQLQQAITLLTGQVEQLQYRNQQLEQQMEKMQADYEFRLEQLEKGGARPGGPAAARPGQQAASQTPPAARPPAPGAAPPAAQPGADQLYHDAFKKLQDGDYAGAEQGFRTFVQRNPQHVLAGNAQYWLGETYYARRDYQQAAVAFAEGYKVYKASPKGPDNLLKLGITLAAMNKKTEACTMFTRFTQDYPRATDLQKRRVAQERQKNGCG, encoded by the coding sequence TTGGCCCTGCCGAACGGCGCGCACGCGCAGCGCGTGGACCCGGTCTACATCGAGGACCGGCTCAACCAGCTGCAGCAGGCGATCACGCTGCTCACCGGCCAGGTCGAGCAGTTGCAATATCGCAACCAGCAGCTCGAGCAGCAGATGGAGAAGATGCAGGCCGACTACGAGTTCCGCCTCGAGCAGCTCGAGAAGGGCGGCGCCCGTCCCGGCGGGCCGGCGGCGGCCCGGCCCGGCCAACAGGCGGCGTCGCAGACCCCGCCGGCGGCCCGGCCGCCCGCACCTGGCGCGGCGCCTCCCGCGGCGCAGCCCGGCGCCGACCAGCTCTACCACGACGCCTTCAAGAAGCTGCAGGACGGCGACTACGCCGGTGCCGAGCAGGGCTTCAGGACGTTCGTGCAGCGCAACCCGCAGCACGTGCTGGCGGGCAACGCGCAGTACTGGCTGGGCGAGACCTACTACGCGCGCCGCGACTACCAGCAGGCCGCGGTCGCCTTCGCCGAGGGCTACAAGGTCTACAAGGCCAGTCCGAAGGGGCCGGACAATCTGCTCAAGCTCGGCATCACGCTCGCCGCGATGAACAAGAAGACGGAAGCCTGCACGATGTTCACCCGGTTCACGCAGGATTATCCGCGGGCCACCGATCTGCAGAAGCGGCGCGTGGCGCAGGAGCGCCAGAAGAACGGGTGCGGTTGA
- a CDS encoding 5-formyltetrahydrofolate cyclo-ligase: MTLAEKRTLRATMLAWRAALDADERGSAAQALVATFRDERPFASPCCVAGFWPMREEIDVRPLMIELINEGCELALPVVREKGQPLSFRVWRPGDSLEAGLFGTLQPTARRAIVQPDALLVPLLACDRQGWRLGYGGGFYDRTLVHLRARRALTAVGVGFDAQFLPEVPHEPDDQRLDWLLTDRRACAFV; encoded by the coding sequence ATGACCCTCGCTGAAAAGCGCACGCTGCGGGCGACCATGCTCGCCTGGCGCGCCGCCCTCGACGCCGACGAGCGCGGCTCGGCCGCGCAGGCGCTCGTCGCCACGTTTCGCGACGAGCGGCCGTTCGCCTCGCCCTGCTGCGTTGCGGGCTTCTGGCCGATGCGCGAGGAGATCGACGTGCGGCCGTTGATGATCGAGCTGATCAACGAAGGCTGCGAACTCGCGCTCCCCGTCGTGCGGGAGAAGGGACAACCCTTGTCGTTTCGCGTCTGGCGTCCCGGAGATTCGCTCGAGGCCGGCCTGTTCGGCACCCTTCAACCGACGGCGCGCCGCGCGATCGTGCAGCCCGACGCCCTGCTCGTGCCGCTCCTCGCCTGCGATCGGCAAGGCTGGCGGCTGGGATATGGCGGCGGCTTCTACGATCGGACGCTCGTGCATTTGCGCGCGCGGCGTGCGCTGACCGCCGTGGGAGTCGGCTTCGATGCGCAGTTCCTGCCCGAGGTGCCGCACGAGCCGGACGATCAAAGGCTCGATTGGCTGTTGACCGACCGGCGTGCTTGCGCCTTTGTCTGA
- a CDS encoding YmdB family metallophosphoesterase: MKILFCGDIVGRSGREAVIGNVPRLRRELGLDFVVVNGENAAAGYGITAKICGELHEAGVDCITTGNHVWDQREIVPYIAQDKRLLRPVNFPPGTPGWGVNLFETARGQKIVVINAMCRLFMDALDDPFRAVEAELARYTLGRSAHFILVDVHGEATSEKQSMGHFCDGRVSAVLGTHSHIPTADAWVLPGGTAYQTDVGMCGDYDSVIGMKKDIAIQRFIRKVPGERLVPADGEGTLCAAIVESDDKTGLARSIRPVRIGGRLAATA; the protein is encoded by the coding sequence ATGAAGATTTTGTTTTGCGGCGACATCGTCGGCCGCTCCGGCCGCGAGGCGGTGATCGGCAACGTGCCGCGCCTGCGTCGCGAGCTCGGTCTCGACTTCGTCGTGGTCAACGGCGAGAACGCCGCCGCGGGCTACGGCATCACCGCCAAGATCTGCGGCGAACTGCACGAGGCGGGCGTCGACTGCATCACCACCGGCAACCACGTCTGGGATCAGCGCGAGATCGTGCCCTACATCGCCCAGGACAAGCGGTTGCTGCGGCCGGTGAATTTCCCGCCCGGCACGCCGGGCTGGGGCGTCAACCTGTTCGAGACGGCGCGCGGCCAGAAGATCGTGGTGATCAACGCCATGTGCCGGCTGTTCATGGACGCACTCGACGATCCGTTCCGGGCGGTCGAGGCGGAGCTCGCGCGCTACACGCTCGGCCGGTCGGCGCACTTCATCCTGGTCGATGTGCATGGCGAGGCGACCAGCGAAAAGCAGTCGATGGGCCATTTCTGCGATGGCCGCGTGTCGGCCGTCCTCGGCACGCACAGCCACATCCCCACCGCCGACGCCTGGGTCCTGCCCGGCGGCACCGCCTACCAGACCGATGTCGGCATGTGCGGCGACTACGATTCGGTGATCGGCATGAAGAAGGACATCGCCATCCAGCGCTTCATCCGCAAGGTGCCCGGCGAGCGGCTGGTGCCCGCAGACGGCGAGGGCACCCTTTGCGCCGCGATTGTCGAGAGCGACGACAAGACCGGGCTCGCCAGGTCGATCCGGCCGGTCCGGATCGGGGGCCGGCTGGCGGCCACCGCCTGA
- the ybgC gene encoding tol-pal system-associated acyl-CoA thioesterase: MSSEPTSGRFVDGAHILPLRVYYEDTDAAGIVYYANWLRFLERGRTELLRLLGQEHSALRDERGVNWVVRRCLIDYLRPARLDETIEIVTTCGELRGASLDMLQQARRSGDVLVRAELTVACMGATGRPVRLPPHLRTALARVGAADPPRSRHIHV; encoded by the coding sequence GTGAGCAGCGAACCGACGTCGGGGCGCTTCGTGGACGGCGCCCACATCCTGCCGCTGCGGGTCTACTACGAGGACACGGATGCCGCCGGCATCGTCTACTACGCCAACTGGCTGCGCTTCCTGGAGCGCGGCCGCACCGAGCTGTTGAGGCTGCTGGGGCAGGAGCACAGCGCGCTGCGCGACGAGCGGGGCGTGAACTGGGTCGTGCGGCGCTGCCTCATCGACTACCTGCGGCCGGCCCGGCTCGACGAAACCATCGAAATCGTCACCACCTGCGGCGAACTGCGCGGGGCGTCGCTCGACATGCTGCAGCAGGCTCGGCGCAGCGGGGATGTCCTGGTCCGCGCCGAGCTGACGGTCGCCTGCATGGGCGCGACCGGCCGCCCGGTGCGGTTGCCGCCGCACCTCAGGACGGCCTTGGCGCGCGTCGGCGCCGCCGACCCGCCCCGCTCACGCCATATTCACGTATGA
- the tolB gene encoding Tol-Pal system protein TolB — MQLPRRTILAALPMAVLAAPARAQLTIDITRPNFEPKPIAVVDFAGDRVGAEMATVIRNNLQNSGLFRSIPPGAFIQREINPNAAPRFPEWRTAGAEGLVVGQVTQVGGNIKVDFRLWDVVVGQQLTGFSYTSQPNNWRRLAHIISDAIYKRVTGEEGYFDTRVAYVSETGPLNNRTKRIAIMDQDGANNRYITDGRTIAITPRFSPTLQEIVYMAYGERNTPPRVYLQNVDSGRRELLGDFPGMSFAPRFSPDGTKVAMSLSQDGRTNLYEMDVRGRNLRRLTNSPSIDTSPSYSNDGTQIVFNSDRGGTQQLYVMSSSGGGEKRISFGDGRYATPVWSPRGDYIAFTKMTAGTFGIGVMRPDGSGERMLASGFLVEGPTWAPNGRVLMFFRQQPNSGGRAGSVTLHSVDITGRFERQVPTPTDASDPAWSPLIPQ, encoded by the coding sequence ATGCAGTTGCCCCGTCGAACGATCCTGGCTGCCTTGCCGATGGCGGTTCTCGCCGCTCCCGCGCGGGCGCAGCTCACGATCGACATCACGCGGCCGAACTTCGAGCCCAAGCCGATCGCCGTCGTCGACTTCGCGGGCGACCGCGTCGGCGCGGAGATGGCCACGGTGATCCGCAACAACCTGCAGAATTCCGGGCTGTTCCGCTCGATCCCGCCGGGCGCCTTCATCCAGCGCGAGATCAACCCCAACGCCGCGCCGCGCTTCCCCGAATGGCGCACCGCCGGCGCCGAGGGGCTGGTGGTCGGGCAGGTCACCCAGGTCGGCGGCAACATCAAGGTCGACTTCCGGCTGTGGGACGTCGTGGTCGGCCAGCAGCTCACCGGCTTCTCCTACACCAGCCAGCCCAACAACTGGCGGCGGCTCGCCCACATCATTTCCGACGCCATCTACAAGCGCGTGACCGGCGAGGAGGGCTACTTCGACACGCGCGTCGCCTATGTGTCGGAGACCGGGCCGCTCAACAACCGCACCAAGCGCATCGCCATCATGGATCAGGACGGCGCCAACAACCGCTACATCACCGACGGCCGGACGATTGCCATCACGCCGCGCTTCTCGCCGACCTTGCAGGAGATCGTCTACATGGCCTACGGTGAGCGCAACACGCCGCCGCGCGTCTACCTGCAGAACGTCGACAGCGGCCGTCGCGAGCTGCTCGGCGATTTCCCCGGCATGAGTTTTGCTCCACGCTTCTCGCCCGACGGCACCAAGGTGGCGATGAGTCTTTCCCAGGATGGCCGCACGAACCTCTACGAGATGGATGTGCGCGGCCGCAATCTGCGTCGGCTGACCAACTCGCCGTCCATCGACACCTCGCCGTCCTATTCCAACGACGGCACGCAGATCGTGTTCAATTCCGACCGCGGCGGCACACAGCAGCTCTACGTCATGAGTTCCAGCGGCGGCGGCGAGAAGCGCATCAGCTTCGGCGACGGACGCTATGCCACGCCGGTCTGGTCGCCGCGCGGCGACTACATCGCTTTCACCAAGATGACGGCCGGAACCTTCGGGATCGGCGTCATGCGGCCCGACGGCAGCGGCGAACGCATGCTGGCGAGCGGGTTCCTCGTGGAGGGCCCGACCTGGGCGCCCAATGGAAGGGTCCTCATGTTCTTCCGCCAGCAGCCCAACTCCGGAGGCCGGGCGGGTTCAGTGACACTGCATTCCGTGGATATCACCGGTCGCTTCGAGCGACAGGTGCCGACCCCCACGGACGCGTCCGATCCGGCGTGGTCACCCTTGATTCCGCAATAG
- the pal gene encoding peptidoglycan-associated lipoprotein Pal encodes MKAFKAIAAIAALLVAAACSSEQPPAPASTTVTPGSVADFRQNVGDRVFFDTDQSVIRPDGRETLNRQAEWLKKYTNYQIIIEGHCDERGTREYNLALGERRANASRQYLIAQGIPAQRIKTISYGKERPDPVGSDEGAWARNRRAITALQ; translated from the coding sequence ATGAAGGCTTTCAAGGCAATCGCCGCCATCGCGGCACTGCTCGTCGCCGCCGCGTGCAGCAGCGAACAGCCGCCGGCTCCCGCCAGCACCACCGTGACGCCAGGCTCCGTCGCCGACTTCCGCCAGAATGTCGGCGACCGGGTGTTCTTCGACACCGATCAATCGGTCATTCGCCCCGACGGCCGCGAGACATTGAACCGGCAGGCCGAATGGCTGAAGAAGTACACCAACTATCAGATCATCATCGAAGGCCATTGCGATGAGCGTGGCACGCGCGAGTACAACCTCGCGCTCGGTGAGCGCCGCGCCAACGCCTCGCGCCAGTACCTGATCGCGCAAGGCATTCCGGCCCAGCGCATCAAGACCATCAGCTACGGCAAGGAGCGCCCCGACCCGGTCGGTTCGGACGAGGGGGCTTGGGCGCGCAACCGCCGCGCCATCACCGCCCTGCAGTAA
- the ruvA gene encoding Holliday junction branch migration protein RuvA, whose amino-acid sequence MIARLKGIVESIDGDSAVIDVSGVGYLVAASARTLRDLVVGGPVTVLVETIVREDAIALYGFLDTAERDWFRILTTVQGVGARVALSILSTLAPDEIARAIAAQDRATLSRPAGVGPKLAARLATELKDKAAVFGVASAARSEQAAAPVQAGSINEDAVSALVNLGYRRVEAFGAVARVAQRLGAEARLDAVIRAGLQELSR is encoded by the coding sequence GTGATCGCGCGACTGAAGGGCATCGTCGAATCGATCGACGGCGACAGCGCCGTGATCGACGTATCGGGCGTCGGTTATCTCGTCGCCGCATCGGCGCGCACCCTGCGCGACCTCGTGGTTGGCGGGCCGGTGACGGTGCTGGTCGAGACGATCGTGCGCGAGGACGCGATCGCGCTCTACGGCTTCCTCGACACCGCCGAGCGCGACTGGTTCCGCATCCTGACCACCGTCCAGGGTGTGGGCGCCAGGGTTGCGCTGTCGATCCTCTCGACCTTGGCGCCCGACGAGATCGCGCGTGCCATCGCCGCGCAGGACCGTGCCACGCTCAGCCGGCCCGCCGGCGTCGGGCCCAAGCTCGCCGCGCGCCTGGCGACCGAGTTGAAGGACAAGGCCGCCGTGTTCGGCGTTGCGTCCGCCGCCAGGTCCGAACAGGCCGCCGCGCCGGTTCAGGCCGGCTCGATCAACGAGGACGCCGTGTCCGCGCTGGTCAATCTCGGCTACCGCCGGGTCGAGGCGTTCGGCGCGGTGGCGCGTGTCGCTCAGCGGCTGGGCGCCGAGGCCAGGCTCGACGCGGTGATCCGCGCCGGCCTGCAGGAGCTGTCGCGGTGA
- the tolR gene encoding protein TolR, whose translation MAGIVPSAGGPPSGRFRRRRFAPIAEINVTPLVDVMLVLLIIFMITAPLMQVGVPVDLPKTSAQQVGGKDEPMVVSVNKQDEVFLGETRYELGDLAEKLKAVHAEKPDQRVFIRGDKDINYGRMMEVMGVVIDSGFRQLGLLGEQAQPPAAGGRPAPAPQPAPRR comes from the coding sequence ATGGCCGGCATCGTTCCCTCGGCAGGCGGTCCCCCGTCCGGCCGGTTCCGGCGCCGGCGCTTCGCGCCGATCGCCGAGATCAACGTCACGCCGCTGGTCGACGTGATGCTGGTGCTGTTGATCATCTTCATGATCACCGCGCCGCTCATGCAGGTCGGCGTCCCGGTCGACCTGCCCAAGACGAGCGCCCAGCAGGTCGGCGGCAAGGACGAGCCGATGGTGGTCAGCGTCAACAAGCAGGACGAGGTCTTCCTCGGCGAGACCAGGTACGAGCTCGGGGACCTCGCCGAGAAGCTCAAGGCCGTCCACGCCGAGAAGCCGGACCAGCGGGTCTTCATCCGCGGCGACAAGGACATCAACTACGGCCGCATGATGGAGGTCATGGGCGTCGTGATCGATTCCGGCTTCCGCCAGCTCGGCCTGCTCGGCGAGCAGGCGCAGCCGCCCGCGGCGGGAGGACGGCCGGCGCCGGCACCTCAGCCGGCCCCGAGGCGTTAG
- a CDS encoding YebC/PmpR family DNA-binding transcriptional regulator, whose protein sequence is MAGHSQFKNIMHRKGRQDAQRAKIFTKLIREITTAARLGSPDPASNPRLRAAMIAAREANMTRDTIDRAIKRGSGADADANYDEVRYEGYGPGGVALIVEALTNNRNRTAGEVRSIFTKHGGNLGETNSVSFMFDRVGEFRFPLAAGTADQVMEKAIEAGADDVATAEGEGGGHEVIAAQDSFSVVREALEKSLGEPSSAKLVWRPKTTAPVEGDVARTLLDMIAALEDNDDVQNVYANFELSDDALAKFAA, encoded by the coding sequence ATGGCGGGCCATTCGCAGTTCAAGAACATCATGCACCGCAAGGGGCGCCAGGACGCCCAGCGGGCCAAGATCTTCACCAAGCTGATCCGTGAAATCACGACGGCGGCGCGTCTGGGATCGCCCGATCCGGCGTCCAACCCGCGACTGCGGGCGGCGATGATCGCGGCGCGCGAGGCCAACATGACGCGCGACACCATCGATCGCGCCATCAAGCGCGGCTCGGGTGCCGATGCCGACGCCAACTACGACGAGGTGCGCTACGAGGGGTACGGGCCGGGTGGTGTTGCTCTGATCGTCGAGGCGCTGACCAACAACCGCAACCGCACGGCCGGCGAGGTGCGCTCGATCTTCACCAAGCACGGCGGCAATCTCGGCGAGACCAACAGCGTCTCCTTCATGTTCGACCGGGTCGGCGAGTTCCGCTTCCCTCTCGCGGCCGGCACCGCCGACCAGGTGATGGAAAAGGCGATCGAGGCGGGCGCCGACGATGTCGCCACCGCCGAGGGCGAGGGTGGCGGCCACGAGGTCATCGCCGCCCAGGACAGTTTCAGCGTCGTGCGCGAAGCGCTCGAGAAGTCGCTGGGCGAGCCGTCGTCGGCCAAGCTGGTGTGGCGGCCGAAGACGACCGCGCCGGTCGAAGGCGACGTGGCGCGGACCCTGCTCGACATGATCGCGGCGCTCGAAGACAACGACGACGTGCAGAACGTCTACGCCAACTTCGAGCTGTCGGACGACGCTCTGGCGAAGTTCGCGGCCTGA
- the tilS gene encoding tRNA lysidine(34) synthetase TilS, with product MSAGAALPLSAREFAELMSPFEPFERPPVVAVALSGGRDSTCLALLAHEWAVVRGGAAFALIVDHGLRAEAAAEADATHRRMESLGIAGEVLRWVGAKPAQGIQEAARVARYALLSEACVRRGILHLLVAHHAADQAETVVMRHERGSGPDGLAGMAALVEHRDVRLLRPLLGVARERLTATLEARGVGWVEDPSNADLRFARSRLRAAPRQGRTPVVTGDRGETERRLAETAVAILAFTPDGSVSVDCEGVARLDTALAGRLLSRVVQAVGTRDHPPRRERLERAVARLSRVEGRGRTGKSRDFTLSGCRLMLRKAPGDGRLCWIVRCENGRKSGKNRGQPLIPAAFFACGTPVGTHLD from the coding sequence TTGAGCGCGGGTGCCGCGCTGCCGCTGTCGGCGCGCGAGTTCGCCGAACTGATGTCGCCGTTCGAGCCGTTCGAACGGCCGCCCGTGGTGGCGGTGGCCCTGTCGGGCGGGCGCGATTCCACCTGCCTCGCGCTGCTGGCGCATGAATGGGCCGTCGTGCGCGGCGGTGCCGCGTTTGCCCTGATCGTCGATCACGGCCTGCGCGCCGAAGCCGCCGCCGAGGCCGATGCAACGCACCGCCGGATGGAGAGCCTCGGCATCGCCGGCGAGGTGCTGCGCTGGGTCGGCGCCAAGCCGGCGCAGGGCATCCAGGAGGCGGCGCGCGTTGCGCGCTACGCACTGCTGTCCGAGGCGTGCGTCAGGCGCGGCATCCTTCATCTGCTCGTCGCCCACCACGCTGCCGACCAGGCCGAGACGGTGGTCATGCGGCACGAGCGCGGCAGCGGGCCCGACGGTCTGGCCGGCATGGCGGCGTTGGTCGAGCATCGCGACGTGCGCCTTCTGCGACCGTTGCTCGGCGTGGCGCGCGAGCGCTTGACCGCGACGCTCGAGGCGCGGGGTGTCGGTTGGGTCGAGGATCCGTCGAACGCCGACCTTCGTTTTGCCCGGTCGCGACTGCGCGCCGCGCCGCGGCAAGGGCGGACGCCGGTCGTCACCGGTGATCGCGGCGAGACCGAACGCCGGCTGGCCGAAACCGCCGTCGCGATCCTGGCGTTCACGCCGGATGGCAGCGTCTCGGTGGATTGCGAAGGGGTGGCGCGCCTCGACACTGCCTTGGCGGGCCGACTGTTGAGCCGGGTCGTTCAGGCGGTCGGCACGCGCGACCATCCGCCCCGCCGGGAGCGGCTGGAGCGCGCCGTGGCGCGGCTTTCGCGGGTCGAGGGGCGGGGACGGACCGGAAAAAGCCGCGATTTCACACTATCCGGCTGCCGGCTGATGCTGCGCAAGGCGCCGGGCGACGGTCGGCTGTGCTGGATTGTCCGGTGCGAAAATGGCAGGAAAAGCGGTAAGAACCGGGGGCAACCCCTCATCCCGGCCGCTTTTTTCGCTTGCGGCACGCCGGTTGGAACCCATCTAGACTGA
- the ruvC gene encoding crossover junction endodeoxyribonuclease RuvC — protein sequence MRLIGLDPGLRLTGWGVIDVDGNRLRHVAHGVIKVAGDRSLAERLADLFDGVAGVIAARRPSEAAVEETFVNVNPGSTLKLGQARGVVLLAPARAGLPVFEYAARLVKKSVTGVGQADKRQIAMMVGRLLPGVDATADAADALAVAICHAHHRATARRIEAAP from the coding sequence ATGAGACTGATCGGCCTCGATCCCGGTCTTCGCCTGACCGGCTGGGGCGTGATCGACGTCGACGGCAATCGCCTGCGCCACGTGGCGCACGGCGTGATCAAGGTGGCGGGCGACCGCAGCCTCGCCGAGCGGCTGGCCGATCTGTTCGACGGCGTCGCCGGCGTGATCGCCGCCCGGCGTCCGTCGGAAGCGGCGGTCGAGGAGACATTCGTGAACGTCAATCCGGGTTCGACTCTCAAGCTTGGCCAGGCGCGCGGCGTGGTGCTGCTGGCGCCGGCGCGGGCCGGATTGCCGGTGTTCGAGTATGCCGCGCGGCTGGTGAAGAAGTCGGTGACCGGGGTGGGCCAGGCCGACAAGCGGCAGATCGCGATGATGGTCGGCCGTCTGCTGCCCGGCGTCGACGCCACGGCCGACGCCGCCGACGCACTCGCCGTCGCCATCTGCCACGCCCATCACCGCGCCACGGCGCGCCGCATCGAGGCCGCCCCGTGA
- the tolQ gene encoding protein TolQ, which translates to MNAYAQVAGTPLGGSTPPLDMSIYGLFLQADWVVKAVMIALLLASFWSWAIIFEKMFRLRSLKKSAQSFEDTFWSGVSLEDLYDRVGSKPEDPMSSVFSAAMREWRRSLSKGLAASATARAALRQRIEQVMSVTIQREMEAIEKRLGFLATVGANAVFVGLFGTVWGIMNSFGHIAQSKNTSLAVVAPGISEALFATAIGLVAAIPAASAYNILSGQVMRYSQQLEAFAGEFITILSRQLEEQG; encoded by the coding sequence ATGAACGCCTACGCGCAGGTCGCCGGTACCCCCCTCGGCGGCAGCACGCCACCTTTGGATATGTCCATCTACGGCCTCTTCCTGCAGGCCGACTGGGTTGTGAAGGCGGTGATGATCGCACTCCTCCTGGCTTCGTTCTGGTCGTGGGCGATCATCTTCGAGAAGATGTTTCGGCTGCGCTCTTTGAAGAAGTCGGCGCAGTCGTTCGAGGACACGTTCTGGTCGGGCGTCTCGCTCGAGGATCTCTACGACCGCGTCGGCTCCAAGCCCGAGGATCCGATGTCGAGCGTGTTCTCGGCGGCGATGCGCGAATGGCGGCGCTCGCTCTCCAAGGGCCTGGCCGCCAGCGCGACGGCGCGCGCCGCGCTGCGCCAGCGCATCGAGCAGGTCATGAGCGTCACCATCCAGCGTGAAATGGAAGCCATCGAGAAGCGGCTCGGCTTTCTCGCGACGGTCGGCGCCAACGCGGTGTTCGTCGGCCTGTTCGGCACGGTGTGGGGCATCATGAACAGCTTCGGCCACATCGCCCAGTCGAAGAACACCTCGCTCGCCGTCGTCGCGCCGGGCATCTCCGAGGCGCTGTTCGCGACGGCCATCGGCCTCGTCGCCGCCATCCCGGCGGCCAGCGCCTACAACATCCTGTCGGGGCAGGTGATGCGCTACTCGCAGCAGCTCGAGGCCTTCGCCGGCGAGTTCATCACCATCCTGTCGCGTCAGCTCGAGGAGCAGGGCTGA
- a CDS encoding cell division protein ZapA, translating to MPQVSIQIANRTYELACGAGEEERVQELAAYVDEKVSALRLQMPPGTPEVKLLVFAAILLAEESREARGIARQAETARASASDSADTLATALEELITARVDKMQRKVSGAA from the coding sequence ATGCCGCAGGTTTCGATTCAAATCGCCAATCGCACCTACGAGCTCGCCTGCGGCGCAGGCGAGGAAGAGCGCGTTCAGGAACTGGCCGCCTATGTCGACGAGAAGGTTTCGGCGTTGCGACTGCAGATGCCGCCGGGCACGCCCGAGGTGAAGCTGCTGGTTTTCGCCGCCATCCTGCTCGCCGAGGAGAGTCGCGAGGCGCGCGGCATCGCCCGGCAGGCCGAGACGGCGCGCGCCAGCGCGTCGGACAGTGCCGACACCCTGGCGACCGCCCTCGAGGAACTGATCACCGCCCGGGTCGACAAGATGCAGAGAAAGGTGAGCGGCGCGGCCTGA
- the ruvB gene encoding Holliday junction branch migration DNA helicase RuvB — MNGEPERLVASRRAEEDAAEPMLRPQALDEFIGQKQVRENLRIFIAAASARGEALDHVLFHGPPGLGKTTLAQIVAREMGVGFRATSGPVIQKAGDLAAQLTNLQPRDVLFIDEIHRLNPAIEEILYPAMEDFQLDLMIGEGPAARSVRIDLPPFTLVGATTRSGLMTRPLRERFGIPLRMVFYEPAELETIVRRAARVLKLELAGDGAAEIAKRSRGTPRVANRLLRRVRDFAAVAGHKAVDARAADAALTRLEVDGRGLDAMDRRYLACIAENYGGGPVGVETLAAALSEQRDVIEDVIEPYLMQLGLLMRTPRGRLLAEGGYRHLGLAMPREQRHQLDLLSGDGSVEEA; from the coding sequence GTGAACGGCGAGCCCGAACGCCTGGTCGCGTCCAGGCGGGCCGAGGAAGACGCCGCGGAGCCGATGCTGCGTCCGCAGGCGCTCGACGAGTTCATCGGCCAGAAGCAGGTGCGCGAGAATCTCAGGATCTTCATCGCCGCGGCCAGCGCCCGCGGCGAGGCGCTCGACCACGTGCTGTTCCACGGCCCGCCCGGCCTCGGCAAGACGACCCTGGCGCAGATCGTGGCGCGCGAGATGGGCGTCGGCTTCCGCGCCACCTCGGGACCGGTGATCCAGAAGGCCGGCGACCTCGCCGCCCAGCTCACCAACCTGCAGCCGCGCGACGTGCTCTTCATCGACGAGATCCATCGGCTCAATCCGGCGATCGAGGAGATCCTCTATCCCGCGATGGAGGACTTCCAACTCGACCTGATGATCGGCGAGGGGCCTGCCGCCCGCTCGGTGCGCATCGATCTGCCGCCCTTCACCCTGGTCGGCGCGACCACCCGTTCGGGATTGATGACCCGACCCTTGCGCGAGCGCTTCGGCATTCCGCTGCGCATGGTGTTCTACGAACCGGCCGAACTCGAGACGATCGTGCGTCGTGCCGCGCGCGTGCTGAAGCTCGAGCTGGCGGGCGATGGCGCGGCCGAGATCGCCAAGCGCTCGCGCGGCACGCCGCGTGTCGCCAACCGCCTGCTGCGGCGCGTGCGCGACTTCGCCGCCGTCGCCGGCCACAAGGCGGTCGATGCGCGGGCGGCCGACGCGGCGTTGACGCGGCTCGAGGTCGACGGGCGCGGGCTCGACGCCATGGATCGTCGCTATCTCGCCTGCATCGCCGAGAACTACGGCGGCGGCCCGGTCGGCGTGGAGACGCTCGCCGCCGCGCTCTCCGAGCAGCGTGACGTCATCGAGGACGTGATCGAGCCCTACCTGATGCAACTCGGCTTGCTGATGCGCACGCCGCGCGGGCGGCTGCTGGCCGAGGGTGGCTATCGTCATCTCGGACTCGCCATGCCCAGGGAGCAGCGGCATCAGCTCGACCTGCTGTCGGGCGATGGGTCGGTGGAGGAGGCGTGA